The following are from one region of the Amedibacterium intestinale genome:
- the scpB gene encoding SMC-Scp complex subunit ScpB: MEKYKQILEGLLFLSGDEGLCMTQLLGVFQDELTQETLETLLDEMMKEYMEQARGFELVCYGGVYKLVSKAIVHPYAEKLFSKIHVATLSNAAMETLAIIAYKQPITRAEVEEIRGVNCDMMVRKLMARNLIKECGRSDAPGRPFLYEVTEEFMDTFKLESLKELPELPEFKEETEEELFVE; this comes from the coding sequence ATGGAGAAGTATAAACAAATACTGGAAGGACTTCTTTTTTTAAGTGGGGATGAAGGCCTTTGCATGACGCAGCTGTTAGGGGTGTTTCAAGATGAATTAACGCAAGAAACACTGGAAACACTGCTTGATGAAATGATGAAAGAATATATGGAGCAGGCAAGAGGATTTGAGCTTGTTTGTTATGGGGGCGTATATAAACTGGTATCAAAGGCAATCGTACATCCATATGCGGAAAAGTTATTCTCTAAAATTCATGTGGCAACGTTATCGAATGCAGCTATGGAAACTCTGGCCATCATTGCTTACAAACAGCCAATTACAAGAGCTGAGGTTGAAGAAATTCGTGGTGTAAACTGCGATATGATGGTGCGTAAGCTAATGGCTAGAAACTTGATTAAAGAATGTGGAAGAAGTGATGCACCGGGAAGACCTTTTTTATATGAAGTTACAGAAGAGTTTATGGATACTTTTAAACTTGAAAGTTTAAAGGAATTGCCGGAATTGCCGGAATTTAAAGAAGAAACAGAAGAAGAACTGTTCGTAGAATAG
- a CDS encoding ABC transporter ATP-binding protein — MKHCIEIQHLKKSFGDIHAVDDISFHVKEGELFAFLGINGAGKSTTIHMICGQLRKDSGSIIVDGYDLEQDMNKMKQSIGIVFQNSVLDSALSVYDNLESRAALYGIYGKEFQMRLKELAKLLDFEDLLKRTLGKLSGGQRRRIDIARALLHKPKLLILDEPTTGLDPQTRKLLWKVIRDLQKKENMSVFLTTHYMEEAAEADYVVILDKGKILAEGTPLQLKSTYTKDCITLYDTSEEEVQMLAHPYIKLRDAYKIEIENTQEATKLIMQYPHVFHDYEISKGNMDDVFLAVTGKQLMGGDEYEDVKNSDKT; from the coding sequence ATGAAACATTGTATTGAAATCCAGCATTTAAAAAAATCTTTTGGAGATATTCATGCAGTTGATGATATTAGCTTTCATGTGAAGGAAGGAGAGCTGTTTGCGTTTCTTGGGATAAATGGGGCAGGAAAGTCAACAACCATTCATATGATTTGTGGACAGCTTCGTAAGGACAGTGGAAGTATTATCGTCGATGGCTATGATTTAGAACAGGATATGAACAAGATGAAACAATCCATTGGAATCGTGTTTCAAAATAGTGTGCTGGACAGTGCATTAAGTGTTTATGATAATTTGGAAAGTCGTGCAGCATTATATGGTATTTATGGAAAAGAATTTCAAATGCGATTAAAGGAACTTGCGAAACTTTTAGATTTTGAAGATTTGTTGAAACGAACATTAGGGAAATTATCTGGAGGACAGCGCAGAAGAATTGATATTGCCCGTGCTTTGCTGCATAAACCAAAGCTTTTGATTTTAGATGAGCCAACAACAGGGCTTGATCCACAAACAAGAAAACTGTTATGGAAGGTTATTCGTGATTTGCAGAAAAAAGAAAATATGAGTGTCTTTCTTACGACACATTATATGGAAGAGGCTGCAGAGGCGGATTATGTTGTGATTTTGGATAAAGGTAAAATTCTTGCGGAAGGAACACCACTGCAGTTAAAAAGCACCTATACGAAAGATTGCATTACACTTTATGATACGAGTGAAGAAGAAGTTCAAATGCTTGCACATCCTTATATAAAGCTTCGTGATGCGTATAAAATAGAAATAGAAAATACGCAGGAAGCTACAAAATTAATTATGCAGTATCCACATGTTTTTCATGATTATGAAATTTCGAAAGGAAATATGGATGATGTTTTTCTTGCGGTTACAGGAAAACAGCTGATGGGCGGTGATGAGTATGAAGATGTTAAGAATTCTGATAAAACGTAA
- a CDS encoding bifunctional diguanylate cyclase/phosphodiesterase, which yields MKKHKRIIFLVILSIMGLVNALLLFNKYIDNKLESQLMTSLENLSQQNVVIINHQIEDKFSLLQMFTNEVGDKKNYDIVQNHKKVEKLSQIFGFRLVGIALPDGTAYTSYKKVVDVSQRRYFQESMKGKNYVSEPLDDIYDPNVKINVYSVPIYDEYKNIKGVFFTTYKNEDFKKFLRISSYNGKGYSYILDSKGNVISDSPQAQIYGTKNMFKTLEKYSENKEIVNQMKKDFQNGQGGEISYNYKGYKYANYAPLNINDWWCVTIVPKNVLEQRILPISYGVIAICIAIFIVSLGVIAYIVLKQNKYQSHLKKIAYYDKLTEIHNKAYLEEKLTQNINANTEKKSALVIYNIRKFKMINEIYGTGAGDYILKSFANSLKQYKTNELEIVVRGYGDEFAVLYFYNHKEELEKRIQSILAINKHIQYLSYPIDLSFAVGIYEIKNMNCMFERIYNYASIAKNENKERQDLFTYYCDELGNEQITIKRKEDAIKKGIENKEFKAWFQPKFDAKSKKITGMEALARWEKEDGSILLPNYFISLSEKIRLIQDIDELVFIDVCKKIKQWELQGLSILPVSVNLSQAYLNGLSALNHLKKIMDEYGVSSEFIQLEITESYMIDNEESLNLAVTKMHEYGFKVLLDDFGVGYSSLMSIHSLDFDILKIDKSFVDAIGTASGNAIIQYTIQLGKKLDMKIVVEGVETKEQYEFLKICGCDEIQGYYFAKPQTFYEISKILMLKKENISY from the coding sequence ATGAAAAAACACAAGAGAATTATTTTTTTGGTTATATTGAGTATTATGGGATTAGTTAATGCATTATTATTATTCAACAAATATATTGATAACAAACTGGAATCCCAGCTCATGACTTCTTTGGAAAATTTATCACAACAAAACGTTGTTATTATAAACCACCAGATTGAGGATAAGTTTTCTTTGCTTCAAATGTTCACAAATGAGGTAGGGGATAAGAAAAACTATGATATTGTTCAAAATCATAAAAAAGTAGAGAAACTATCTCAAATTTTCGGCTTTCGATTGGTCGGTATTGCTTTGCCTGATGGAACCGCATATACAAGTTACAAAAAAGTCGTAGATGTTAGTCAGCGCAGGTATTTTCAAGAGAGTATGAAAGGTAAAAACTATGTAAGTGAACCATTAGATGATATTTATGATCCTAATGTAAAAATAAATGTATACAGTGTTCCCATCTATGATGAGTACAAAAATATAAAAGGTGTTTTTTTTACAACTTATAAGAATGAAGATTTTAAGAAATTTTTACGAATTTCATCTTATAATGGGAAAGGCTATTCTTATATTTTAGATTCAAAGGGAAATGTTATCTCAGATTCTCCACAGGCGCAGATTTATGGTACAAAAAATATGTTTAAAACGCTTGAAAAATATAGTGAAAATAAGGAAATTGTCAACCAAATGAAAAAAGACTTTCAAAATGGACAAGGAGGGGAGATCAGCTACAACTACAAAGGTTATAAATATGCCAATTATGCACCACTTAACATCAATGACTGGTGGTGTGTGACGATTGTTCCAAAAAATGTATTGGAACAACGAATTTTACCTATTAGTTATGGTGTTATCGCAATCTGTATAGCAATCTTTATAGTATCATTAGGTGTGATTGCTTATATAGTATTAAAACAAAATAAATATCAAAGCCATTTAAAGAAAATTGCTTACTATGACAAATTAACTGAAATCCATAATAAAGCCTATCTTGAAGAGAAACTTACCCAAAATATAAATGCAAATACAGAGAAGAAGAGTGCTTTAGTTATTTACAATATACGCAAATTTAAAATGATTAATGAGATATATGGTACTGGGGCAGGTGATTATATTCTAAAGAGTTTTGCGAATAGTCTAAAACAATATAAAACAAATGAATTAGAAATTGTTGTTCGTGGATATGGAGATGAATTTGCTGTATTATATTTCTATAATCATAAAGAAGAGCTGGAGAAAAGGATTCAATCAATATTGGCAATAAATAAACATATTCAATATTTAAGTTATCCGATTGATTTATCTTTTGCAGTTGGTATTTATGAAATAAAAAACATGAATTGTATGTTTGAACGAATATATAATTACGCCAGTATTGCGAAAAATGAAAATAAAGAAAGACAAGATTTGTTCACTTACTATTGTGATGAGCTTGGCAATGAACAAATAACAATCAAACGAAAAGAAGATGCTATTAAAAAAGGAATTGAGAATAAGGAATTTAAAGCATGGTTTCAACCTAAATTTGATGCAAAAAGCAAAAAAATTACAGGTATGGAAGCTTTAGCTCGATGGGAAAAAGAGGATGGCAGCATATTATTACCAAATTATTTTATTTCATTAAGTGAGAAAATCCGATTAATACAAGATATTGATGAGCTGGTTTTTATTGATGTCTGTAAAAAAATAAAACAATGGGAGCTGCAAGGATTGTCGATTTTACCAGTTTCAGTTAATTTATCACAAGCATATTTAAATGGATTAAGTGCATTGAATCATCTTAAAAAGATAATGGATGAATATGGTGTGTCGAGTGAATTCATTCAATTAGAAATTACTGAGAGCTACATGATAGATAATGAAGAGTCATTAAATTTGGCTGTTACTAAGATGCATGAGTATGGCTTTAAAGTTTTATTAGATGATTTTGGTGTAGGATACTCTTCATTGATGTCAATACATTCATTAGATTTTGATATTCTTAAGATTGATAAGAGTTTTGTTGATGCTATTGGAACTGCATCTGGAAATGCGATTATTCAGTATACGATTCAATTAGGGAAAAAATTGGATATGAAAATTGTTGTTGAGGGAGTAGAAACAAAAGAGCAATACGAATTCCTAAAAATATGTGGATGTGATGAAATACAAGGATATTATTTTGCAAAGCCACAAACATTTTATGAAATTAGTAAAATTTTGATGCTTAAAAAGGAAAACATTTCATATTGA
- a CDS encoding spore maturation protein, producing MSKSIYILPIIVIVILLIAFFKRINAYHSFTCGVQDGIRLFIEIYPAMLAMMFAISMLEESGLMDMAGSFFSNLIPSIPKDIWPMIFFRPISGNASLAILSHIFEENGPDSLAGMMASILQGSTDTTFYVITLYYSSVGISKIKNSLSIGLFADFAGISMAILLALYFFK from the coding sequence ATGAGTAAGAGTATTTATATACTTCCTATCATCGTCATTGTTATCCTGCTTATTGCTTTTTTCAAAAGGATAAATGCATATCATTCATTTACATGTGGAGTACAAGATGGAATTCGACTGTTTATTGAAATATATCCAGCTATGCTTGCTATGATGTTTGCGATTTCCATGCTGGAAGAAAGTGGACTAATGGATATGGCAGGCAGCTTTTTTTCTAATCTAATTCCTTCAATTCCTAAAGATATATGGCCAATGATCTTCTTTCGGCCGATATCGGGAAATGCTTCTTTAGCAATACTTTCTCATATATTTGAAGAAAATGGTCCGGATTCTTTGGCAGGTATGATGGCAAGTATTTTACAGGGTTCTACAGATACTACATTTTATGTGATTACCTTATATTATTCCAGTGTAGGAATTTCAAAAATAAAGAATTCTTTAAGCATTGGTTTGTTCGCAGATTTTGCAGGAATCAGCATGGCAATTTTACTGGCACTGTATTTCTTTAAATAA
- a CDS encoding ABC transporter permease → MKMLRILIKRNIKLFFKDKGMFFTSLITPIVLLVLYTTFLGNVYRDSFLSAAPKGMEFSESLVNGFVGGQLVSSILAVSCVSVAFCANMIMVQDKVNGSIHDLMITPVKPSVLAFGYYLANFITTLLVSFCAVIAGLIFMAVTGWYMSVADIFGLFLDVVLLTMFGTAISSVVSFCLKSQGQISAVSAIISAGYGFLCGAYMPISQLSKGVQYVISFLPGTYGTSLVRNHAMHGVFEEMKAQAVPDKVIQSLQDAIDCNLYFFDHKVSMEMMYAVLIGFIILLIGLYIIMNIRKEKHLVK, encoded by the coding sequence ATGAAGATGTTAAGAATTCTGATAAAACGTAATATCAAATTGTTTTTCAAAGATAAAGGTATGTTTTTTACATCCTTGATTACACCAATCGTTTTGCTGGTACTGTATACGACATTTTTAGGAAATGTATATCGTGATAGTTTTTTGTCTGCTGCTCCAAAAGGGATGGAGTTTTCTGAATCACTTGTGAACGGATTTGTAGGAGGACAGCTTGTTTCTTCGATTCTTGCCGTATCCTGTGTGTCGGTAGCATTTTGTGCCAATATGATCATGGTACAGGACAAAGTAAATGGAAGCATTCATGATTTAATGATAACGCCGGTGAAACCATCTGTTCTTGCGTTTGGATATTATCTTGCAAATTTTATTACGACTCTTTTGGTTTCTTTCTGTGCTGTAATAGCTGGGCTTATCTTTATGGCAGTAACAGGCTGGTATATGAGTGTTGCAGATATTTTTGGGTTATTTTTGGATGTTGTGCTGCTTACAATGTTTGGAACAGCGATATCCAGTGTTGTCAGTTTCTGCTTGAAATCACAGGGGCAAATTTCTGCAGTCAGTGCAATTATCAGTGCAGGATATGGATTTTTATGTGGAGCTTACATGCCTATCTCTCAGCTTTCAAAAGGAGTACAGTATGTTATTTCTTTTTTGCCAGGTACCTATGGAACTTCCTTGGTGCGAAATCATGCAATGCATGGGGTTTTTGAAGAAATGAAGGCGCAGGCAGTACCAGATAAAGTTATACAGTCTTTACAAGATGCGATAGACTGTAATTTGTATTTTTTTGATCATAAAGTTTCTATGGAAATGATGTATGCAGTCTTAATTGGCTTTATCATATTGCTTATTGGATTGTATATCATTATGAATATTAGAAAAGAAAAACATTTAGTGAAGTAA
- a CDS encoding nucleoside recognition domain-containing protein yields the protein MNIVWMGMLLLSFAVALYHGDVEVLNHVFMEVGKDTFDFVLPLLCVTAFWNGILYIAKDAGILLFLEKLMHPLLRRLFPDIKEDRQTLGYIASNVVVNMVGLGSAATPMGLKAMEGMQKHNHDKTKATRSMVTFLVLNTAGVTLLSTTLLAIRSNFHSQNPASFMPYAIIATCFASFAGLLMDRWRNYHE from the coding sequence ATGAATATAGTATGGATGGGAATGCTTTTATTATCTTTTGCTGTAGCGTTATATCATGGGGATGTTGAAGTATTAAATCATGTGTTTATGGAAGTAGGAAAGGACACTTTTGATTTTGTGCTGCCATTGTTATGTGTAACTGCTTTTTGGAATGGTATTTTGTATATTGCAAAGGATGCAGGTATTTTATTGTTTCTAGAAAAACTCATGCATCCCTTGTTAAGACGTTTATTCCCAGATATAAAAGAAGATCGTCAAACACTAGGTTATATTGCCAGCAATGTGGTTGTGAATATGGTAGGACTTGGTTCGGCTGCTACACCTATGGGCTTAAAAGCAATGGAAGGTATGCAGAAGCATAATCATGATAAAACAAAAGCTACACGATCTATGGTTACATTTCTTGTATTAAATACAGCAGGTGTAACCCTTTTATCAACGACACTACTTGCGATACGATCAAATTTTCATTCTCAAAACCCTGCTTCCTTTATGCCTTATGCCATCATCGCCACCTGTTTTGCATCTTTTGCCGGTTTGTTGATGGATCGATGGAGAAACTATCATGAGTAA
- a CDS encoding 16S rRNA (uracil(1498)-N(3))-methyltransferase, which yields MQQYFLMKSIQINDVLEMDKEQSHHIANVMRMKPEEKIRIADGFGHVYLAHVMFKNKKVFAVVDEEIVDITLPNISITLAQGLIKKEKWDFLLQKCAELGVSRILPFVSSRCVVKAKEDRQDKKKERWNKILLEACEQCKRSTLVELEDTCSFSALKNEEADLKLIAYENADRVSCKLSDIVKQHPNAKSAVVVIGCEGGFSLEEVEELEHAGYQRVSLGSRILRAETAAMSMIDRIGFYYDEMAGELHAKHGDDSE from the coding sequence ATGCAGCAGTATTTTTTAATGAAATCTATACAAATAAATGATGTCTTAGAGATGGATAAAGAACAGTCACATCATATCGCAAATGTTATGCGTATGAAACCGGAGGAGAAAATTCGAATAGCGGATGGCTTTGGTCATGTATATCTGGCACATGTGATGTTTAAAAATAAAAAGGTGTTTGCTGTTGTAGATGAAGAAATAGTAGATATTACATTGCCTAACATTTCTATCACCTTGGCACAGGGACTCATTAAAAAAGAAAAATGGGATTTTTTATTACAGAAATGTGCGGAACTAGGTGTTAGTCGAATTTTGCCGTTTGTAAGTTCTCGCTGTGTAGTAAAAGCAAAAGAGGATCGGCAGGATAAGAAAAAAGAAAGATGGAATAAAATTTTACTGGAAGCTTGTGAACAGTGTAAACGTTCTACCCTTGTAGAATTAGAAGATACATGTTCTTTTTCTGCTTTGAAAAATGAAGAAGCGGATTTAAAATTAATTGCTTATGAAAATGCAGATCGTGTTTCCTGTAAACTTAGTGATATTGTAAAGCAGCATCCCAATGCGAAAAGTGCAGTTGTAGTTATTGGCTGTGAAGGTGGTTTTTCTTTAGAAGAAGTAGAAGAATTAGAACATGCAGGCTATCAGCGTGTTTCTTTGGGTTCTAGAATCCTTCGTGCAGAAACAGCTGCAATGTCAATGATAGATCGTATAGGATTCTACTATGATGAAATGGCAGGTGAACTTCATGCAAAACATGGAGATGATTCTGAATAG
- a CDS encoding pseudouridine synthase: MERLQKVIAQAGIASRRKAEEMIAAGRVRVNGEIVSEMGYKVKRGDYIEVDGNPIEKENKVYFLMNKPKKTMCTSNDEFGRQTVVDLIDCKERIFTVGRLDYDTSGLLLLTNDGEFANEIIHPRYHIPKVYNLTINGILTGEDKKKIKEGIVLDDGIKTLPAKYKMTEIDKEKNQCSLDLTIYEGRNRQIKRMMESLGYEVRRLHRKELAFLKCSDLKQGEYRKLKPFEVQQLRSLSQKGVLKNK, encoded by the coding sequence ATGGAAAGGTTACAGAAAGTAATTGCACAGGCAGGAATTGCTTCTCGTCGTAAAGCAGAAGAGATGATTGCGGCAGGCAGGGTTCGTGTAAATGGTGAAATCGTAAGTGAAATGGGATATAAGGTAAAACGTGGAGACTATATTGAAGTAGATGGTAATCCAATTGAAAAAGAAAACAAAGTATATTTTCTGATGAACAAGCCGAAGAAAACAATGTGTACCAGCAACGATGAATTTGGCAGACAGACAGTTGTAGATCTGATTGATTGCAAAGAAAGAATTTTCACAGTAGGACGTTTGGATTATGATACAAGTGGTTTGCTTCTGTTAACAAATGATGGAGAATTTGCGAATGAAATCATTCATCCCCGCTACCATATTCCAAAAGTATATAATTTAACGATCAACGGTATTTTGACAGGAGAAGATAAAAAGAAAATCAAGGAAGGAATTGTTCTTGATGATGGTATCAAAACACTTCCTGCAAAATATAAAATGACAGAAATTGATAAAGAAAAAAATCAGTGCAGTTTAGATTTGACAATTTATGAAGGAAGAAATCGTCAAATTAAACGTATGATGGAATCTTTAGGGTATGAAGTGCGCCGTTTACATCGCAAAGAGCTGGCTTTCTTAAAATGCAGTGACTTAAAACAGGGAGAATATCGAAAATTAAAACCATTTGAAGTACAGCAGTTAAGAAGTCTTTCACAAAAAGGGGTACTAAAAAATAAATAA
- a CDS encoding D-alanyl-D-alanine carboxypeptidase family protein yields MKILVSIVVSILFICSSISADSYCVMSGEDGNIIEEKDMHKQQSVASISKIMTAIIVIENGNLYDTWKCSDAIDKAYGSMLYLKKGQEVSVEMLLYGLLLRSGNDVAVELAHHESGSIEAFVDRMNKKAKDIGMLNTVFKNPSGLDEEDGGNLSTAYDMAILMRYAIQNPVFVKISSSKYYKTKENGTWKNKNRLLFEYPFTISGKTGFTKKAGRTLVSAASYNDMHSIVVTLNKGDDFAFHEEKHTAFLNDYKNLEVLEKGTYRILGRNYTVDEAISMNLKKDTKEQIETFSYIDKKKLYVEVLQKGNEQVFSYMAGKGVRK; encoded by the coding sequence ATGAAAATACTGGTAAGTATAGTAGTTAGTATTTTGTTCATTTGTTCAAGTATATCTGCAGATTCTTATTGTGTCATGAGTGGGGAAGATGGAAACATTATCGAAGAAAAGGACATGCATAAACAGCAAAGTGTTGCCAGTATTTCAAAGATCATGACGGCAATTATTGTGATAGAGAATGGAAATTTATATGATACATGGAAATGCAGCGATGCGATTGATAAAGCTTATGGTTCTATGTTGTATTTGAAAAAAGGACAAGAGGTATCTGTTGAAATGCTGCTGTATGGCTTGCTGCTTAGAAGTGGGAATGATGTAGCAGTAGAACTGGCACACCATGAATCTGGAAGTATAGAAGCCTTTGTAGATAGGATGAATAAAAAGGCAAAAGATATAGGTATGTTAAATACGGTATTTAAAAATCCAAGCGGACTTGATGAAGAAGATGGAGGAAATCTTTCAACAGCTTATGATATGGCGATACTTATGCGCTATGCAATACAAAATCCAGTCTTTGTGAAAATTAGTTCTAGTAAATATTATAAAACAAAAGAAAATGGGACATGGAAGAATAAAAATCGACTGCTGTTTGAATATCCGTTTACAATAAGCGGGAAAACAGGATTTACGAAAAAGGCAGGAAGAACCTTGGTAAGTGCTGCAAGTTACAATGATATGCACAGTATTGTTGTTACATTAAATAAAGGAGATGATTTTGCCTTTCATGAAGAGAAACATACTGCTTTTTTAAATGACTACAAAAATCTGGAAGTGCTAGAAAAAGGTACGTATCGTATTCTAGGAAGGAATTATACAGTAGATGAAGCAATTTCCATGAATTTAAAAAAAGATACAAAAGAACAAATAGAAACCTTTTCTTATATTGATAAGAAAAAATTATATGTAGAAGTACTTCAGAAAGGGAATGAGCAGGTGTTTTCTTATATGGCAGGCAAAGGAGTTAGAAAATGA
- a CDS encoding segregation and condensation protein A: MAFTITIEQFEGPLDLMLHLIKENKLDLFDLDMNLLSEQYLQYLNAMESMHLEIASEYLAELAGLLEYKSKKLLPREKVEIEEEYEEDQRERLVKRLLEYQRYKEVSADFEKKYEERQLLMSKPISEETNKWMKTSIEKKLEGNPYDLIKAMNKVLRRMALAHPIETRMTVKELSSDERILQIKKRLEGFVGKMNFEQLCSDCTDLHMVIVTFLSILDLIKHKEITFTVDEEETIWIIKGENSYGEV, from the coding sequence ATGGCATTTACAATTACAATTGAACAGTTTGAAGGTCCTTTGGATTTAATGCTGCATCTAATTAAAGAAAATAAACTTGACCTGTTTGATTTGGATATGAATTTGCTAAGTGAACAATATTTACAATATTTAAATGCCATGGAATCCATGCATCTGGAAATTGCCAGTGAATATCTTGCAGAGCTTGCAGGGTTGCTGGAATATAAAAGTAAAAAACTTCTTCCAAGAGAAAAAGTAGAAATAGAAGAAGAGTATGAAGAAGATCAAAGAGAACGTCTTGTGAAAAGGCTTTTAGAATATCAGCGTTATAAAGAAGTTAGTGCCGATTTTGAAAAGAAATATGAAGAGCGACAGCTTTTGATGAGCAAACCAATCAGTGAAGAAACAAATAAATGGATGAAAACTTCTATTGAAAAGAAACTGGAAGGAAATCCTTATGATCTGATCAAAGCGATGAATAAAGTGCTTCGCCGTATGGCATTGGCACACCCGATAGAAACTCGTATGACTGTAAAAGAGTTGTCTAGTGATGAGCGTATCTTGCAAATAAAAAAACGTTTAGAGGGGTTTGTAGGAAAAATGAACTTTGAACAGCTTTGCAGTGACTGTACAGATTTGCATATGGTTATCGTTACCTTTCTTTCTATATTGGATTTAATTAAACATAAGGAAATCACCTTTACGGTAGATGAAGAAGAAACGATTTGGATTATTAAAGGAGAAAACAGTTATGGAGAAGTATAA